One window of Opisthocomus hoazin isolate bOpiHoa1 chromosome 15, bOpiHoa1.hap1, whole genome shotgun sequence genomic DNA carries:
- the SCNN1G gene encoding epithelial sodium channel subunit gamma: protein MAPPGPDSGRAAAVAAAPGEKIRARLKRTLPVRGPQAPTLSELMRWYCLNTNTHGCRRIVVSRGRLRRLAWIALTLGAVGLILWQCAELLRNYYSASVSVTVQFQKLPFPAVTICNINPYKYSSMKDYLSELDKETKKALETFYGFSEGKSKVRRSVEEWNSTGSDLFKQIPLLKFEDFSKTATDLRSGQKRRVEGSVFHKDSSIVNSGDSNDIIGFQLCDANNSSECALYTFSSGVNAIQEWYKLHYMNIMAQIPLETKEKLSYSADDLLLTCFFDGLSCDKRHFTRFHHPLHGNCYTFNSGENGTVLSTSTAGSEYGLQVVLFIDEADYNPFLVTSTGAKIIVHDQNEYPFIEDIGTEIETAAVTSIGMHFTRSRKLSKPYSDCTETGADIPVENLYNKSYSLQICLHSCFQKAMVDSCGCAQYAQPLPAGAEYCNYKKNPNWMYCYYRLHEKFVKEQLGCQQICKDACSFKEWALTTSIAQWPSAVSEDWMLRVLSWDKGQKINKKLNKTDLANLMVFYKDLNERFISENPANTLVILLSNFGGQLGLWMSCSVVCVIEIVEVFFIDSLSIVMRRQWQKAKRWWNHRQQERLGKPPQAGDPERQGHDNPVCMDEDLPTFNTALRLPLPQDSPLPRTPPPNYSTLRLEAAFTEQLPDTLEAGQH, encoded by the exons atggccccgccgggcccggacAGCGGCCGAG CGGCCGCCGTCGCCGCGGCCCCCGGGGAGAAGATCCGTGCGCGCCTGAAGCGGACGCTGCCGGTGCGGGGCCCGCAGGCGCCGACGCTGAGCGAGCTGATGCGGTGGTACTGCCTGAACACCAACACGCACGGCTGCCGCCGCATCGTGGTGTCCCGCGGGCGGCTGCGGCGCCTGGCCTGGATCGCGCTGACGCTGGGCGCCGTCGGGCTCATCCTCTGGCAGTGCGCCGAGCTGCTCCGCAACTACTACAGCGCCTCGGTCTCCGTCACCGTCCAGTTCCAGAAGCTGCCCTTCCCCGCCGTCACCATCTGCAACATCAACCCCTACAA GTACAGTTCCATGAAAGACTATCTCTCTGAGCTGGACAAAGAGACAAAAAAAGCTTTGGAGACTTTCTACGGATTTTCAGAGGGCAAGTCCAAGGTGCGCCGGTCGGTGGAGGAGTGGAACAGCACAGGGAGCGACCTCTTCAAACAGATCCCTCTGCTGAAGTTCGAGGACTTCTCCAAGACAGCGACCGACCTTCGCAGCGGCCAGAAGAGGAGAGTCGAGGGCAGTGTCTTTCACAAGGACTCGTCCATAGTGAACTCTGGGGATTCAAATGATATCATCGGCTTTCAGCTG TGCGATGCAAACAACAGCAGTGAGTGTGCACTTTATACATTCAGTTCTGGTGTTAATGCTATCCAAGAATGGTACAAGCTGCATTACATGAACATCATGGCACAAATTCCCCTGGAGACTAAAGAAAAATTGAGTTATTCTGCTGATGACCTTCTACTGACATGTTTCTTTGATGGCCTATCTTGTGACAAAAG GCACTTCACTCGTTTCCACCATCCCCTGCATGGCAATTGCTATACCTTCAACAGCGGGGAGAACGGGACGGTCCTGAGCACCTCCACCGCCGGCAGCGAGTACG GACTGCAGGTTGTGCTGTTCATAGACGAAGCAGACTACAACCCCTTCCTGGTGACATCCACGGGAGCCAAGATCATTGTCCACGACCAGAACGAATATCCCTTCATTGAAGACATCGGCACAGAAATTGAGACTGCAGCGGTCACCTCCATAGGGATGCACTTT actCGGTCGCGCAAGCTGAGCAAACCCTACAGTGACTGCACGGAGACTGGCGCTGACATCCCAGTAGAAAACCTCTACAACAAGAGCTACTCACTCCAG ATCTGCCTGCACTCCTGCTTTCAGAAGGCCATGGTGGACTCGTGTGGCTGCGCCCAGTACGCGCAGCCCTTACCTGCTGGGGCAGAATACTGCAACTACAAGAAAAACCCCAACTGGA TGTACTGCTACTACAGACTGCACGAGAAGTTCGTGAAGGAGCAGCTGGGCTGCCAGCAAATCTGCAAAGACGCCTGCAG CTTCAAGGAGTGGGCGCTCACCACCAGCATCGCCCAGTGGCCGTCCGCCGTGTCCGAG GACTGGATGCTCCGTGTCCTCTCTTGGGACAAAGGGCAAAAAATCAACAAGAAGCTGAACAA GACGGACCTCGCAAACCTCATGGTGTTTTACAAAGACCTGAACGAGAGATTCATTTCAGAGAATCCTGCCAACACC CTCGTCATTCTGCTTTCCAACTTCGGAGGCCAGCTGGGCCTTTGGATGAGCTGCTCAGTCGTTTGCGTCATTGAGATCGTCGAGGTCTTCTTCATCGACTCGCTCTCCATCGTCATGCGGCGCCAGTGGCAGAAGGCGAAGAGGTGGTGGAACCACCGACAGCAGGAGCGGTTGGGGAAGCCCCCCCAGGCTGGGGATCCGGAGAGGCAGGGCCACGATAACCCGGTCTGCATGGACGAGGACCTGCCCACCTTCAACACCGCCCTGCGCCTGCCGCTGCCCCAGGACAGCCCCCTGCCCAGGACTCCCCCCCCCAATTACAGCACTTTGCGGCTAGAGGCTGCCTTCACCGAGCAGCTGCCCGACACGCTGGAGGCTGGGCAGCACTGA